One part of the Mangrovibacillus cuniculi genome encodes these proteins:
- a CDS encoding DNA polymerase IV: MKALYPKQGRVIFHVDMNSFYASVEATFDPSLRGKPIAVAGNVEERKGIIITCSYEARAYGVKTTMPLWEAKRLCPGLIILPPNFDRYRAASKEMFEILRSITELVEPVSIDEGYVDITQCYEQGTPLEIAELIQKRLLKELGLPCSIGIAPNKFLAKTASDFKKPLGITILRKRDVQSVLWPKKVVEMHGIGNKTAEKLNEIGIHTIGDLAMSSIGIVKELLGINGQKLHERANGMDEREVDPLAIYDVKTVGNSSTLPEDTQEEGVLLDVLARLSDKVALRLKGKQVVAKSITIQIKNSNWKMMTRSKQLTNPTDVGKEIFAIARQLFLSNWKQDPVRLLGVIAQEVVAKEDAHKQLDLFSYEIDAKDEPILSTLTKIQEKFGKHSIVRGVSQNKMPTFKEDTSFTKDFLQERKKE, translated from the coding sequence ATGAAGGCATTATATCCAAAACAAGGGAGAGTAATCTTTCACGTTGATATGAATAGCTTTTATGCGTCTGTTGAAGCGACTTTCGACCCTTCTTTAAGAGGTAAGCCCATTGCAGTTGCTGGAAATGTGGAAGAGCGAAAAGGTATTATCATCACTTGTAGTTATGAAGCAAGAGCTTATGGTGTGAAGACTACTATGCCTCTTTGGGAAGCAAAGCGCCTTTGTCCAGGGTTAATTATTCTTCCCCCAAACTTTGATCGATATCGAGCTGCATCAAAAGAAATGTTTGAGATTCTACGATCGATTACGGAACTTGTAGAACCCGTATCCATTGATGAAGGATATGTAGACATTACTCAGTGCTATGAGCAGGGGACACCTCTTGAAATTGCTGAGTTAATTCAAAAGCGGTTGTTAAAAGAGCTAGGATTACCATGTAGCATAGGAATTGCACCTAACAAGTTTTTAGCAAAAACAGCATCGGATTTTAAAAAACCTTTAGGAATCACAATCTTACGGAAGAGAGATGTCCAATCTGTCCTATGGCCAAAAAAAGTGGTAGAAATGCATGGCATAGGGAACAAAACAGCTGAAAAATTAAATGAGATAGGCATCCATACGATTGGAGATTTAGCAATGTCTTCCATTGGGATTGTGAAAGAACTCTTAGGGATAAATGGACAGAAGTTACATGAACGTGCGAATGGAATGGATGAAAGAGAAGTAGACCCGCTTGCAATCTACGATGTGAAAACAGTCGGAAATTCTTCTACCCTTCCAGAAGACACACAGGAAGAAGGGGTATTACTAGATGTTCTGGCTAGATTATCAGACAAAGTTGCCCTGCGTCTGAAAGGTAAGCAGGTTGTAGCAAAGAGTATTACTATTCAAATCAAGAACAGTAATTGGAAAATGATGACGAGATCAAAACAACTGACGAATCCTACAGATGTAGGGAAAGAAATCTTTGCAATAGCTAGGCAACTTTTTTTATCTAATTGGAAGCAAGACCCTGTTCGGCTATTGGGGGTAATAGCTCAAGAAGTAGTAGCAAAAGAAGATGCTCATAAACAACTAGATTTGTTTTCCTATGAGATAGATGCAAAGGATGAACCAATTCTTTCTACATTGACGAAAATTCAAGAGAAATTTGGGAAACATAGTATTGTTAGAGGTGTTTCACAAAATAAAATGCCTACTTTTAAAGAGGATACAAGTTTCACAAAGGATTTTTTACAAGAACGTAAAAAAGAATAA
- a CDS encoding cyclase family protein, producing the protein MKFFDVTAPIYTGMPVYKNKPEKQPSLDTVTNGYVTETRLSLDVHTGTHVDAPLHMITDGDTIETVKIEQLVRPVKVIDVTSVEEAISAEDLKDESFNEGDFVLFKTKNSWDEDFNFDFIYVNETAAKLLADAGVVGVGIDALGIERAQEGHPTHKTLMSKEIIIMEGLRLKDVPAGNYFMVAAPLRLQGVDASPARVLLFTETPGA; encoded by the coding sequence ATGAAATTTTTTGATGTAACGGCACCCATCTACACGGGAATGCCAGTGTATAAAAATAAACCTGAGAAACAACCTAGCTTAGATACAGTTACAAATGGCTATGTAACGGAAACTCGCCTGTCTTTAGACGTGCATACTGGGACGCATGTAGATGCACCATTGCACATGATTACTGACGGAGATACGATTGAAACAGTGAAAATTGAACAATTAGTTCGACCTGTAAAAGTAATTGATGTTACTTCAGTTGAAGAAGCAATTTCCGCTGAAGATTTAAAAGATGAGTCTTTCAACGAAGGAGATTTTGTTTTATTCAAGACAAAAAATTCTTGGGATGAAGACTTTAACTTCGACTTTATCTATGTAAATGAAACTGCAGCAAAGCTGTTAGCTGATGCAGGTGTAGTTGGGGTAGGAATTGATGCTCTTGGTATTGAACGTGCGCAAGAAGGACATCCTACACATAAAACGCTAATGTCAAAAGAAATTATTATTATGGAGGGACTACGTTTAAAAGATGTCCCTGCAGGTAATTATTTTATGGTAGCAGCGCCACTTCGACTTCAAGGTGTAGATGCATCTCCAGCACGCGTACTTTTATTTACAGAAACTCCGGGAGCGTAA
- the prli42 gene encoding stressosome-associated protein Prli42 has protein sequence MRNKGIQRVVVFVMLFIMLASTLFAGAAMWF, from the coding sequence ATGAGAAATAAAGGGATTCAAAGAGTAGTTGTTTTTGTTATGTTGTTTATAATGTTAGCTTCTACGTTATTTGCTGGAGCTGCTATGTGGTTTTAA
- the mce gene encoding methylmalonyl-CoA epimerase: MIHHIGIAVSSIHNSLSFYQDVLKFPLIKIENVESQGVKVAFLDAGNVKIELLEPLHEHSPIAKFIEKRGQGIHHLAVTEGDIESRLKKLKEDGFQLIDESPRIGADQNKIAFMHPKSTDGILLEWCQPKGE; encoded by the coding sequence ATGATACATCATATTGGAATTGCGGTATCTTCCATCCATAATTCCCTTTCTTTTTATCAAGACGTGTTGAAGTTTCCATTAATTAAAATAGAGAATGTAGAATCCCAAGGAGTAAAGGTGGCATTTCTTGATGCAGGAAATGTGAAAATAGAGCTTTTAGAACCCTTACATGAGCACAGTCCTATTGCAAAATTTATTGAGAAAAGAGGACAAGGTATTCACCATTTAGCAGTTACAGAGGGAGACATTGAGAGTCGACTTAAAAAATTAAAAGAAGATGGATTTCAACTAATAGACGAGTCACCACGAATTGGAGCAGATCAAAACAAAATCGCTTTTATGCATCCAAAGTCTACAGATGGAATCTTACTAGAATGGTGTCAACCAAAGGGGGAGTAA
- the csaA gene encoding chaperone CsaA yields MAELQDFHQLDIRIGTVVDALEFKEARKPAIKLFIDFGPLGQKQSSAQITKRYDPKTLIGQQVVAVVNFPPMRVAGFKSEVLVIGGVPEDGDVVLLKPDEFVENGTKVL; encoded by the coding sequence TTGGCAGAATTACAAGACTTTCATCAACTTGATATTCGAATAGGAACGGTTGTTGATGCACTAGAATTTAAAGAGGCGAGAAAACCAGCTATAAAGTTATTTATCGATTTTGGTCCATTGGGTCAAAAGCAATCATCTGCTCAAATTACTAAGCGTTACGATCCGAAAACATTGATTGGACAGCAGGTAGTTGCAGTGGTGAATTTTCCTCCAATGCGTGTAGCGGGGTTTAAGTCAGAGGTTTTAGTGATTGGTGGCGTACCTGAAGATGGGGATGTAGTACTATTGAAACCAGATGAGTTTGTGGAAAACGGCACTAAAGTTTTATGA
- a CDS encoding L,D-transpeptidase translates to MALFFSILIVLGSPLWPLEPNPVHGDPVIIVNITAKEFAYFENGELLLKSPVAVGKKETKTPVGMFTVTVKANQPYYRKLDIPGGDPKNPLGSRWIGFDALDTDGRIYGLHGTNKPSSIGYAVSNGCIRLPKETLETLYDYVEVGTKVYVTEENLSFIDIYEMIITYYQ, encoded by the coding sequence ATGGCGCTTTTTTTTAGTATTTTAATCGTTCTTGGTTCCCCTTTATGGCCTCTTGAACCAAATCCAGTGCATGGAGATCCTGTCATTATTGTAAACATTACAGCGAAAGAGTTTGCTTATTTTGAGAATGGGGAATTACTGTTAAAAAGCCCGGTTGCAGTAGGAAAAAAAGAGACGAAAACCCCTGTAGGAATGTTTACTGTAACAGTTAAAGCAAATCAACCGTACTATCGAAAATTAGATATTCCAGGGGGAGACCCTAAAAATCCACTAGGCTCTAGGTGGATAGGCTTTGATGCGTTAGATACCGACGGAAGAATTTATGGGTTACATGGTACAAATAAGCCTTCTTCTATAGGATATGCTGTTTCTAATGGTTGCATAAGGTTACCAAAAGAGACATTAGAGACACTGTATGACTACGTTGAAGTTGGAACAAAAGTATATGTAACGGAAGAGAATCTTTCATTTATTGACATATATGAAATGATAATTACATATTACCAATAG
- a CDS encoding M20/M25/M40 family metallo-hydrolase produces MINQERLLEEFLELVQIDSETKFEAEIAAVLTKKFTDLGVNVFEDDTTEETGHGAGNLVCTLEGTKEGVETIYFTSHMDTVVPARGVKPSIQDGYVVTDGTTILGADDKAGLAAMLELVRVLKEQEIPHGKIEFIITVGEESGLVGAKALDSKLVTAKYGYALDSDGAVGNIIVAAPTQAKVKATILGKTAHAGVAPEKGVSAITIASKAISRMPLGRIDEETTANIGRFEGGQATNIVCDQVDILAEARSLVPEKMEAQVEKMKEAFQSAAEEMGGQAEVDVQVMYPGFKYGAGDQVVEVARAAAKAIGRESELLTSGGGSDANVIAGFGIPTVNLAVGYEEIHTKNERMPIEELYKLAELTVAIVKEVAK; encoded by the coding sequence ATGATTAATCAAGAAAGATTATTAGAAGAATTCTTAGAGTTAGTTCAAATTGACTCTGAAACAAAATTCGAAGCAGAAATCGCTGCAGTTCTTACAAAGAAATTCACTGATTTAGGTGTGAATGTTTTTGAAGACGATACAACAGAAGAAACAGGTCATGGAGCGGGTAATCTAGTTTGTACACTAGAAGGAACAAAGGAAGGAGTAGAAACAATCTACTTTACTTCTCACATGGATACGGTAGTTCCTGCACGCGGCGTGAAACCTAGTATCCAAGATGGTTACGTAGTAACAGATGGTACTACTATTCTTGGAGCAGATGACAAAGCAGGACTAGCTGCTATGTTGGAACTTGTCCGTGTATTAAAAGAGCAAGAAATTCCACACGGCAAGATCGAGTTCATTATCACTGTCGGAGAAGAGTCTGGTTTAGTAGGTGCAAAAGCACTAGACTCTAAGTTAGTAACAGCAAAATACGGCTATGCATTAGATAGCGATGGAGCCGTTGGAAACATTATTGTTGCAGCTCCTACGCAAGCAAAAGTAAAAGCAACCATCTTAGGCAAAACAGCTCACGCTGGTGTGGCACCAGAAAAAGGTGTTTCTGCCATCACTATTGCTTCGAAAGCGATTTCTCGTATGCCATTAGGCCGTATCGATGAAGAAACTACTGCAAACATTGGTCGTTTTGAAGGTGGACAAGCAACGAATATCGTTTGTGATCAAGTAGATATACTAGCAGAAGCTCGTTCGTTAGTTCCTGAAAAGATGGAAGCACAAGTAGAGAAAATGAAAGAAGCTTTCCAATCTGCTGCAGAAGAAATGGGTGGACAAGCAGAAGTAGACGTGCAAGTGATGTATCCAGGTTTCAAATACGGAGCAGGTGACCAAGTAGTGGAAGTTGCTCGTGCGGCTGCTAAAGCAATCGGTCGTGAGTCTGAACTACTGACTTCGGGCGGAGGATCAGATGCAAACGTAATCGCTGGTTTCGGAATTCCTACTGTAAACTTGGCGGTAGGTTATGAAGAAATCCATACGAAAAATGAGCGCATGCCAATCGAAGAATTATATAAATTAGCTGAGCTAACTGTGGCGATTGTTAAAGAAGTAGCGAAATAA
- a CDS encoding YueI family protein, producing MKVKKPTVDDYVQNGIYGEKQTKPDERRRFLGTIRERIVIALTTSQVRKEKIYMEVKDALKTNKKATLFLNGDLDYRHLSDYIKLANDAGVTYSMVTNLEQTTDIGLVLAYDYAIDKEEIFVKEQSSDDGNDEENDDGGFSLMNTFKQLFTPKDKV from the coding sequence ATGAAGGTGAAAAAGCCAACTGTAGATGACTACGTACAGAATGGAATATACGGGGAAAAACAAACAAAACCAGATGAGCGCAGAAGGTTTTTGGGAACTATTCGAGAAAGAATCGTTATCGCCCTAACTACTTCTCAAGTCCGTAAAGAAAAGATTTATATGGAAGTGAAGGATGCTTTAAAGACAAACAAGAAAGCAACTCTTTTCCTAAATGGCGACTTGGATTATCGTCATTTAAGTGATTACATTAAGCTGGCGAATGATGCTGGAGTTACTTATTCCATGGTAACAAACTTAGAGCAAACAACGGATATTGGTTTGGTTTTAGCGTATGATTACGCGATAGATAAGGAAGAGATTTTTGTAAAAGAGCAGAGTTCCGATGATGGGAACGACGAAGAAAATGATGATGGTGGTTTTTCTTTGATGAATACATTTAAGCAACTCTTTACGCCGAAGGATAAGGTGTGA
- a CDS encoding ABC transporter ATP-binding protein, whose product MMDIEWGNEIVTIHLKNVSKRYGEGELTVNALHDVSVDIPKGKITVILGPSGSGKSTLLNVIGGLDTISNGELSVFQQNITHLDEKKLTKYRKDYVGFIFQSYNLLSMLTVKENIEIGKELSSSPLQLDYVLEKVGMKDKADKFPHELSGGEQQRVAIARALVKNPTLLLCDEPTGALDEETGKAVLELLQDIQQQEGTTVILITHNPGIAAMAEVVIKMKSGKLASFEENANPIPAKEVKWV is encoded by the coding sequence ATGATGGATATAGAATGGGGGAATGAGATAGTGACTATTCATTTAAAAAACGTCTCCAAACGATACGGTGAAGGAGAACTAACCGTCAATGCGCTACATGATGTTAGTGTTGATATTCCAAAAGGGAAAATTACCGTGATATTAGGACCTTCTGGATCGGGTAAAAGTACATTATTAAACGTAATTGGTGGACTAGACACGATTAGCAATGGGGAATTGTCTGTTTTTCAGCAAAATATTACTCATTTAGATGAAAAGAAACTTACAAAATATCGCAAAGATTATGTAGGGTTTATCTTTCAATCGTATAATTTGCTTTCTATGTTAACAGTTAAAGAAAACATAGAAATTGGAAAAGAGTTAAGTTCATCACCTTTACAGCTGGATTACGTGCTGGAAAAAGTAGGAATGAAAGACAAAGCAGATAAATTTCCGCATGAGTTAAGTGGAGGGGAACAGCAAAGAGTGGCGATTGCACGGGCACTAGTGAAAAACCCTACTTTATTGTTATGTGATGAGCCAACTGGAGCATTAGATGAGGAAACGGGGAAAGCGGTGTTAGAGCTACTGCAAGATATTCAGCAGCAGGAGGGAACTACCGTCATTCTCATCACTCATAATCCAGGAATCGCGGCAATGGCAGAAGTTGTCATAAAAATGAAGAGTGGGAAGTTAGCTTCTTTTGAAGAAAATGCAAACCCAATCCCTGCCAAAGAGGTTAAATGGGTATGA
- the gndA gene encoding NADP-dependent phosphogluconate dehydrogenase: MSKQQIGVIGLAVMGKNLAWNIESRGFSVSVYNRSREKTDEMVRESEGKQIVPTYTMEEFVQSLETPRRILLMVKAGAATDATIDQLKPLLDKGDIIIDGGNTFYEDTIRRNKELAELGFHFIGTGVSGGEEGALTGPSIMPGGQKEAYELVAPILKEICAKVDGDACCTYIGPDGAGHYVKMVHNGIEYGDMQLIAESYALLKHVLGASAEELHEIFAEWNKGELDSYLIEITADIFTKKDDETGQPLVDVILDKAGQKGTGKWTSQSALDLGVPLPIITESVFARFISALKDERVKAAEILSGPEASGFEGDRADMIEKIRKALYMSKICSYAQGFAQMRAASEENGWDLQYGDIAMIFRGGCIIRAQFLQKIKDAYDRNPELANLLLDEYFKEIVENYQYALRDVISLAVQKGVPAPGFAAALSYYDSYRSAVLPANLIQAQRDYFGAHTYERTDKEGIFHTEWMK; encoded by the coding sequence ATGTCAAAACAACAAATTGGTGTCATTGGACTAGCTGTAATGGGTAAAAACCTAGCGTGGAATATTGAAAGCCGTGGATTTTCTGTTTCGGTTTATAATCGTTCTCGTGAAAAAACAGACGAAATGGTCCGTGAATCAGAAGGTAAACAAATTGTACCTACATACACAATGGAAGAGTTTGTTCAATCATTAGAAACTCCTCGTCGTATTCTGTTAATGGTTAAAGCAGGAGCTGCAACGGATGCAACGATTGATCAATTAAAACCTTTACTAGACAAAGGTGATATTATCATTGATGGTGGTAATACGTTCTATGAAGATACCATTCGTCGTAATAAAGAGCTTGCTGAATTAGGCTTCCACTTCATTGGTACAGGTGTATCAGGTGGAGAAGAGGGAGCGTTAACAGGTCCTTCTATTATGCCTGGTGGGCAAAAAGAAGCATATGAATTAGTAGCGCCAATTCTAAAAGAAATCTGTGCTAAAGTGGACGGAGATGCTTGTTGTACGTATATTGGTCCAGATGGTGCTGGTCACTATGTGAAAATGGTTCATAATGGTATTGAGTACGGAGATATGCAATTAATTGCTGAATCTTATGCATTATTAAAGCATGTACTTGGTGCATCAGCAGAAGAACTTCATGAGATTTTTGCAGAGTGGAATAAAGGTGAGTTAGATAGCTACCTAATCGAGATCACTGCGGATATATTCACGAAGAAAGATGACGAAACTGGACAACCACTAGTAGATGTTATCTTAGACAAAGCTGGACAAAAAGGAACTGGTAAATGGACAAGTCAATCTGCACTTGATCTAGGTGTGCCTCTTCCAATCATTACGGAATCCGTATTTGCTCGTTTCATCTCTGCTTTAAAAGATGAGCGTGTGAAAGCAGCGGAAATTCTGTCAGGTCCAGAAGCATCTGGATTTGAAGGTGACCGTGCTGACATGATTGAAAAAATCCGTAAGGCGTTATATATGAGTAAAATTTGTTCTTACGCGCAAGGTTTTGCACAGATGCGTGCAGCGTCTGAAGAAAATGGTTGGGATCTTCAGTATGGAGATATCGCAATGATCTTCCGTGGTGGGTGTATCATTCGTGCGCAATTCTTACAAAAGATTAAAGATGCGTACGACCGCAATCCGGAACTTGCAAACTTGTTATTAGATGAGTACTTCAAGGAAATCGTGGAGAACTATCAGTACGCGCTACGTGATGTAATCAGCCTTGCAGTACAAAAAGGAGTACCTGCTCCAGGTTTTGCTGCGGCGTTATCTTACTACGATAGCTACCGTTCTGCGGTTCTACCTGCAAACTTAATCCAAGCGCAACGTGACTACTTCGGTGCTCACACTTATGAGCGTACGGATAAAGAAGGTATTTTCCATACGGAGTGGATGAAGTAA
- a CDS encoding chemotaxis protein CheW encodes MSEMKQYIVVNVKSEEYAIAISDVQSIEKVPTTTHIPQLPSYMVGICTIREDIIPVLDLRNLLYGEIVASTTESQLILVSHPAMTIGLLADSAKEILSIQEDQINQVGLTGYHQTSYMKGVIRLDQRLVTILDTSSWFANLNGMKEIIHYMEDYTQEQVK; translated from the coding sequence ATGTCAGAAATGAAACAATACATAGTAGTAAATGTAAAAAGTGAAGAATATGCCATAGCAATCTCGGATGTTCAATCAATCGAAAAAGTACCAACAACCACTCACATCCCACAGCTACCATCTTATATGGTAGGCATTTGTACAATTAGAGAAGATATCATTCCAGTACTAGATTTAAGAAATTTATTATATGGAGAAATAGTAGCATCAACAACCGAAAGTCAGTTGATTTTAGTGTCTCACCCAGCTATGACAATTGGTCTTTTAGCAGATAGTGCAAAAGAAATCTTGTCTATCCAAGAAGATCAAATTAATCAAGTTGGTTTAACCGGTTATCACCAAACAAGCTATATGAAAGGTGTCATTCGTCTAGATCAACGACTAGTAACGATTTTAGATACATCATCTTGGTTTGCAAATTTAAATGGAATGAAAGAAATCATTCATTATATGGAAGACTACACACAAGAACAAGTTAAATAA
- the zwf gene encoding glucose-6-phosphate dehydrogenase, producing the protein MSQQETQVSLIMIFGATGDLAKRKLFPSLYHLYRKGKLTDQFAVVGVARRPWTNEEFVQHVKNSIENAVGCHEDIDDFASHFYYQPHDVSDTASYQQLKELASELDTKYRLEGNRIFYLAMAPEFFGTIAHHLKGEGLTDTAGFKRLVIEKPFGHDLPSAQELNESLRKAFKEDEIYRIDHYLGKQMVQNIEVIRFANALFEPLWNNRFISNIQVTSSEVLGVEERGRYYEKSGALRDMVQNHMLQMVALLAMEPPIKLTTDEIRSEKVKALRAMRQMEANEVPTYFVRGQYGSGVNGETKVVGYREEPNVDEQSNTETYVGGKILIDNFRWAGVPFYIRTGKRMAAKSTKIVVQFKDIPMNLYYGATKPLSPNLLVIHIQPDEGITLHLNAQRDGSSTETKPVKLSFANNSVDSMNTPEAYEKLLYDCMRGDATNFTHWDEVALSWAFVDKISEYWSSTPASFPNYEAGSMGPKQADELLSNDGFHWWPIDHLDVDKC; encoded by the coding sequence GTGAGTCAACAAGAAACACAAGTATCATTAATTATGATCTTCGGAGCTACCGGAGACTTAGCCAAGAGAAAGCTTTTCCCTTCTCTCTATCATTTATATCGAAAAGGGAAACTTACAGACCAATTTGCTGTCGTTGGTGTGGCACGTCGTCCATGGACTAACGAAGAATTTGTTCAACATGTGAAAAATTCTATTGAAAATGCGGTTGGCTGTCATGAAGATATTGATGATTTTGCTTCACACTTTTATTACCAACCACACGACGTGTCAGACACTGCTTCCTATCAACAATTAAAAGAATTAGCGAGTGAACTAGACACAAAATATCGTTTAGAAGGAAACCGCATTTTCTATCTAGCGATGGCTCCAGAATTCTTTGGAACAATTGCACACCACTTAAAAGGTGAAGGATTAACAGATACAGCTGGATTTAAGCGCTTAGTAATCGAGAAGCCATTTGGACATGATTTACCATCCGCGCAAGAGTTAAATGAAAGTTTAAGAAAAGCATTTAAAGAAGATGAAATTTATCGTATTGACCATTATTTAGGAAAACAAATGGTGCAAAATATTGAGGTAATTCGTTTCGCTAACGCTCTATTTGAACCACTTTGGAACAATCGTTTCATTTCAAATATTCAAGTTACTTCAAGTGAAGTACTTGGTGTCGAAGAACGTGGGCGTTACTATGAAAAAAGTGGTGCTCTTCGCGATATGGTGCAAAATCATATGTTACAGATGGTTGCCCTACTTGCAATGGAGCCACCTATTAAGCTAACGACGGACGAAATTCGTTCCGAGAAGGTTAAAGCTTTACGTGCAATGCGACAAATGGAAGCAAACGAGGTACCAACATACTTTGTTAGAGGTCAGTACGGAAGTGGCGTAAATGGCGAGACAAAGGTTGTTGGATACCGAGAAGAACCAAACGTCGATGAGCAATCTAATACAGAAACATATGTTGGTGGAAAAATTTTAATCGATAATTTCCGTTGGGCTGGAGTTCCATTTTACATTCGTACAGGTAAAAGGATGGCTGCAAAGTCAACAAAAATCGTGGTACAGTTTAAAGACATTCCAATGAACCTGTATTACGGTGCAACAAAACCATTATCGCCGAATCTATTGGTTATTCATATTCAACCAGATGAAGGAATTACCCTTCATTTGAATGCGCAACGAGATGGTTCTAGTACCGAAACCAAACCAGTGAAGTTAAGTTTTGCAAACAACTCTGTCGATAGCATGAATACTCCAGAAGCATATGAAAAGCTTCTATATGATTGCATGCGTGGAGATGCAACAAACTTTACACACTGGGACGAAGTTGCGCTATCTTGGGCATTTGTGGACAAGATCTCTGAATACTGGTCCTCTACACCTGCATCCTTCCCAAATTATGAAGCAGGGTCTATGGGTCCAAAACAAGCAGATGAACTTCTTTCTAATGATGGATTCCACTGGTGGCCAATCGATCATTTAGATGTAGACAAGTGTTAA
- a CDS encoding aromatic acid exporter family protein gives MFKIGYRTIKTAIGTAVAIMIAQWFQLDNFASAGIITILCIQATKKKSIIASWSRFLACMVSMLYSAAFFEWIAYHPIIIGLMLVVFIPTVVSLRASEGIVTSSVIILHIYSAGQVTWGLIINEIGLIVIGIGIALLMNLYMPSVENKLHRYQEAIEASFQRIFEEMVTYLRSGESNWDGKEIVRAEKLLREAKSLAFIDVENHFLRHENLYYHYFKMREKQFEIIERILPLITSLPSTTAQCGIIADFLDDLSTHIHPGNTAFLYLKKLYDIQEEFKEMDLPSTREEFEVRAALFQLVREMEQYLQIKSSFKGIKTNENSVNHAH, from the coding sequence ATGTTTAAAATAGGGTATCGAACCATTAAAACAGCTATTGGTACTGCTGTGGCGATTATGATTGCACAGTGGTTTCAATTAGACAATTTTGCATCTGCTGGAATTATAACGATTCTCTGCATTCAAGCAACAAAGAAGAAATCTATTATTGCATCTTGGAGTAGATTTTTAGCATGTATGGTGTCTATGTTATATTCAGCCGCATTCTTTGAATGGATTGCATACCATCCCATCATTATTGGCCTTATGTTAGTAGTATTTATTCCTACAGTTGTTTCTTTAAGAGCTTCAGAAGGAATTGTAACTAGTAGCGTCATTATTTTGCATATTTATTCTGCGGGGCAAGTGACGTGGGGATTAATAATTAATGAGATAGGACTTATCGTTATTGGGATTGGGATTGCCCTTTTAATGAATTTGTATATGCCAAGTGTGGAAAATAAATTGCACCGTTATCAAGAAGCGATTGAAGCATCATTTCAACGAATATTTGAAGAGATGGTTACTTACCTTAGAAGTGGTGAAAGTAATTGGGATGGGAAAGAAATCGTAAGAGCAGAGAAGCTTCTTCGGGAAGCAAAATCGCTAGCTTTTATTGATGTAGAAAATCATTTTTTACGACACGAAAATCTATATTATCATTACTTTAAAATGAGAGAAAAGCAATTTGAGATCATTGAGAGAATACTCCCATTAATTACTTCGTTACCATCTACTACCGCCCAATGCGGAATTATTGCGGATTTTCTAGATGATTTAAGTACACATATTCATCCTGGAAATACAGCATTTCTATACCTGAAAAAACTGTATGATATTCAAGAAGAGTTTAAAGAAATGGACTTACCTTCTACTAGAGAAGAGTTTGAAGTTAGAGCTGCACTTTTTCAACTTGTAAGAGAAATGGAGCAATATCTTCAGATTAAAAGTTCTTTTAAAGGGATTAAAACGAATGAGAATAGCGTCAACCATGCACACTAA